A genome region from Tolypothrix sp. PCC 7712 includes the following:
- a CDS encoding aspartyl/asparaginyl beta-hydroxylase domain-containing protein produces MENFNEYHLNPAEFSFLETLQDNWLVIRDEFKHFTNNASSEEIKFTYEVLGPKSKTIKTKGNSKYSAFGILFQGLFIEEYIKLHHIEYSDYGTNDASAKALEIREKYFPNLANVIEKVNFSNDDIIRNAYFGTFHPGLDIKLHVNYNPHMNRGYLGLIVPEGDVAMKICHEQLYWHEGEFLILDHSYPHCPHNYTNYDRTVLVVDFFKPDKSRAEVIQFEQEQVSQRMQDNPYSLGVFGKSDKAKEEDFIKYGLAHQLEWDKAL; encoded by the coding sequence ATGGAAAATTTTAATGAGTATCATTTAAACCCAGCAGAATTTTCTTTCCTAGAAACTTTGCAAGATAATTGGCTAGTAATTAGAGATGAGTTTAAACATTTTACTAACAACGCATCTTCTGAAGAAATAAAATTCACTTATGAGGTGCTAGGCCCAAAAAGTAAAACTATTAAAACAAAGGGCAATTCCAAATATAGCGCTTTTGGTATATTGTTCCAAGGTCTTTTTATAGAAGAATATATTAAACTGCATCACATAGAATATTCTGATTATGGGACAAATGATGCATCAGCTAAAGCGCTAGAAATAAGAGAAAAATACTTTCCTAACTTGGCTAATGTAATAGAAAAAGTTAACTTTAGCAATGATGATATTATTAGAAATGCCTATTTTGGTACATTTCATCCAGGCTTAGATATTAAGCTGCACGTTAACTACAACCCACACATGAATCGGGGCTATTTAGGTTTGATAGTTCCCGAGGGAGATGTAGCAATGAAAATCTGCCATGAGCAGCTTTATTGGCATGAAGGTGAGTTTTTGATTTTAGATCATAGTTATCCACATTGCCCCCATAATTATACTAATTATGACCGGACTGTTTTAGTTGTAGACTTTTTTAAACCAGATAAATCAAGAGCAGAAGTTATCCAGTTTGAACAAGAGCAAGTTTCCCAAAGAATGCAAGATAATCCTTACAGCTTAGGTGTTTTTGGTAAAAGCGATAAAGCAAAAGAAGAAGATTTTATCAAATACGGTTTAGCTCATCAATTAGAGTGGGATAAAGCCTTGTAG
- a CDS encoding RNA recognition motif domain-containing protein, which yields MSIYVGNLSYQVTEDDLKRAFAEYGTVNRVQLPTDRETGRPRGFAFVEMDTDAQEVAAIEALDGAEWMGRDLKVNKAKPREERSPASRGGWNNNNRNNRRY from the coding sequence ATGTCGATTTATGTTGGGAATTTGTCCTATCAGGTTACAGAAGATGACCTGAAGCGGGCTTTTGCTGAATATGGAACAGTTAATCGCGTTCAACTACCTACAGACCGCGAAACTGGTCGTCCACGTGGCTTTGCATTTGTGGAAATGGACACAGATGCTCAAGAAGTAGCTGCAATTGAAGCACTAGATGGTGCAGAATGGATGGGACGCGATTTGAAAGTCAACAAAGCTAAACCTCGTGAAGAAAGAAGCCCTGCTTCTCGTGGTGGCTGGAATAACAACAACCGTAATAATCGTCGCTACTAA
- a CDS encoding nuclear transport factor 2 family protein, whose protein sequence is MTQNPENTLKIAQQAFEKFTHALATGEWQGFLDMLTEDFNFWFPVGKFHGLNEGKERAKEFFEYVSTSFHPGIKLTSLDRVTSNETTVVFEFRDEGLLFGEPYKNRIAVSFDVRGDKICAYREYFGSDGKSY, encoded by the coding sequence ATGACACAAAATCCGGAAAATACTTTAAAAATAGCTCAACAAGCATTTGAGAAATTTACCCACGCCTTAGCTACAGGTGAATGGCAAGGATTTCTAGATATGCTGACAGAAGATTTTAACTTTTGGTTTCCAGTTGGTAAATTCCACGGTTTGAATGAGGGAAAAGAACGCGCTAAAGAGTTTTTTGAATATGTGAGTACATCCTTTCATCCTGGTATCAAGCTAACTTCACTAGACCGAGTTACCAGTAATGAAACAACTGTGGTATTTGAATTTCGAGATGAAGGGCTATTATTCGGAGAACCTTATAAAAATCGCATAGCAGTTTCCTTTGATGTGCGTGGCGACAAAATTTGCGCCTACCGAGAATATTTTGGTAGCGATGGTAAATCCTATTAA
- a CDS encoding ribosome assembly protein 4, producing MNNNHPPENNDRTLQQLAWALEASVGQFKLILAKCNYTNLRDLLLVQLPKICRVEISILTIRQTNRTLYSAIREEFAEKLPACLMVVGLEDVQDLPQMLSSANQVREEFRKHCPFPLVLWINDEVHKQLMQVAPDLESWAITRNFAISKQDLVAFLQKTADRWFSNNLTLSLAGYRRLETELQAAQRDLLGDGEFNSLEIQADIESLLGLIKQVNHQLDAALEHYQTALTLWQKSNNLERQVKIIGNIALCYYLKAAKYLDINNYNWQKTQNYLQQYIELLAEIQNPQLIADAIEQLGDILRDVRIWQQFQNLADQLKSFAQQALVIHQANNQPRELAKDYGFLAEVALVQKSWQEANNFIQQALQIWSAIPHVESGLLSELPEKLIAAHDFSLYQFILALSQYHLGQTQDAITSLETAKNHTNPLKDLKLYIQILDYLQRLYFEQQEYAKAYEIKQQQRSVEQQFGLRAFIGAGRLGSTKQVFAGTVASATLKENISPEIAASGRLLDVERLIERIGRPDYKLIVIHGQSGVGKSSLINAGLVPALKQKAIGIQDNLPVVMRFYSHWEEELGRVMIEAMGERRDGGDGGDEGDEGDRDEEGGGDEGDEGDEGEESLSLEVQALASERETSRLEHERPSSERETSRLEHEPSSSEHEPSSLEHEPSSLEHERLSSEHDTPSSELKTPSSKDNTPSLYLQTSPSSSPSSPSSPPLPSSQSPSSPSSPPPPSSQSPSSPSSPPPPSSSSPSSPSSPSSPPDLLAQLRENEAKNLRTVLIFDQFEEFFFTYPEPAQRRQFFEFLGECFNVLSVKVILSLRLDYLHYLLECNDLPNMQIINNDILSKNVLYKLGNFSPSDAKSIIQRLTENTSFRLEPTLIEQLVQDLASELGEVRPIELQVIGAQLQTENITTLAEYRQRGTKEQLVKHYLNEVVHDCGADNQQLADLLLYLLTDEKGTRPLRTLVELERDLQAFVKEENETRKQRNRRRKLRRSQKYLNETPNLPRESPLSQKLELVLEIFVKSGLVVLLKENPAGRYQLVHDYLAAFIRQQQEPKLKELMAELENERKQRKLGEAKLNRLLKFALIVSVAAGLVFGSLAIISWRWALEAEAQKKQAEINEINSLVNSSATFSASGQTRDAIIEALKAVKKLQKLNPPPAITQMHVVGRLREAVYLQPQNKFQELQTLSDHNSAVNSVAFSPDGQKLASGSNDNTIKLWDVSTGKVIQTLPHLQEATPTASYIDSGHQDSVTSIAFSSDGQKLASGSEDKTIKLWDMTTGKLLQTFNGHSGLIKTIALSNDGEKLASGNDDKTIKLWDVSTGKLLQTFSGHSDVVNSVAFSSDGEKLASGSKDKTIKLWDVSTGKLLQTFNGHSQSVNSVALSNDGKQLASGSSDNTIKLWNFSNSKVPQTLSGHSNPVNSVAFSRDGKQLLSGSNDKTIKLWDVTTAKLLQTLSGHREAVNSVAFRGDGQQLVSGSNDHTIKLWDVTIGKVQQTLPSDSNANSGHEAWVNSFAFSSDGKQLVSGSNDDTIKLWDVTTGQLLQTLNGHRGAVNSVALSSDRQKLASGSDDKTIKLWDITTGQLLQTFPSETNANNGHRDWVKSVAFSPDGKQLASGSKDKTIKIWDVHTGKLLHNFRGFFVFLTSGHRDSVNSVTFSPDGKQLASGSNDNTIKIWDVTIGKLLQTLPGERYANSGHLDWVNTVAFSPDGKRLASGSNDNTIKIWELSTGRVLQTLNGHSDLVNSIAFSPDGKQLVSGSDDSTIKLWDVSTGKVLKTITSNYGNWVRSVAFSPDGKRLASASTDNKITLWNFNLDELVKDGCGLINNYLIVHPETLAELNSCQNPSLLLQAATVLIMQGEKLAPVGDTDGAIAKFRQAQKWNTNLQFDPEAKAQDLAGRGK from the coding sequence ATGAATAATAACCACCCACCAGAAAATAACGATCGCACTTTGCAACAACTAGCTTGGGCGTTAGAAGCTTCTGTGGGGCAGTTTAAGCTAATTTTGGCAAAGTGCAACTATACTAACTTGCGCGATCTCCTCCTGGTGCAATTACCAAAAATCTGTCGGGTGGAAATCAGCATTTTAACTATCCGACAAACTAACAGGACGCTGTACAGCGCTATCCGCGAGGAGTTTGCAGAAAAATTACCAGCTTGTTTAATGGTGGTGGGTTTAGAGGATGTGCAAGATTTACCGCAGATGCTGAGTTCTGCAAATCAGGTGCGGGAAGAATTTCGCAAGCATTGTCCTTTTCCTTTGGTGTTGTGGATTAACGATGAAGTTCACAAGCAACTGATGCAAGTTGCGCCTGATTTGGAAAGTTGGGCGATTACCAGAAACTTTGCTATTTCCAAACAAGATTTAGTTGCTTTTTTACAAAAAACTGCCGATAGGTGGTTTAGTAATAACTTGACATTGAGTTTAGCTGGATATCGCAGATTAGAAACAGAACTTCAAGCCGCCCAGAGAGATTTACTTGGTGATGGCGAATTTAACAGCTTAGAAATTCAGGCTGATATCGAATCATTGCTGGGGTTAATCAAACAAGTTAACCATCAACTAGATGCGGCTTTAGAACATTATCAAACTGCGCTGACACTTTGGCAGAAAAGTAATAACTTAGAACGGCAAGTTAAGATTATTGGCAATATAGCTTTGTGTTATTATCTCAAAGCTGCCAAATATTTAGATATTAATAATTATAATTGGCAAAAAACTCAAAATTATTTACAACAATATATAGAATTACTGGCTGAAATCCAAAATCCGCAGTTAATTGCTGATGCCATTGAACAACTAGGTGATATTCTCCGTGATGTGAGGATTTGGCAGCAGTTTCAAAACTTGGCAGACCAGCTAAAAAGTTTTGCCCAGCAAGCTTTAGTCATACATCAAGCTAACAATCAACCAAGAGAACTAGCAAAAGATTATGGCTTTTTAGCCGAAGTCGCTCTTGTGCAAAAATCTTGGCAAGAAGCAAATAATTTTATTCAGCAAGCATTGCAAATTTGGTCAGCTATTCCTCATGTAGAATCGGGTTTATTATCGGAATTACCAGAAAAATTGATTGCTGCTCATGATTTCAGCTTATATCAATTTATCCTGGCGCTTTCTCAATATCATTTAGGGCAAACTCAAGACGCAATTACTAGCTTAGAAACTGCGAAGAATCATACTAATCCGCTCAAAGACCTGAAACTTTATATCCAAATTCTCGATTATCTCCAACGACTTTATTTTGAACAGCAAGAATATGCCAAAGCTTATGAAATTAAACAACAGCAGCGTTCCGTTGAGCAACAATTTGGCTTGCGGGCGTTTATTGGTGCTGGACGTTTAGGCTCAACCAAGCAAGTATTTGCAGGAACAGTAGCATCAGCCACTTTAAAAGAAAATATATCCCCAGAAATCGCCGCCTCTGGTCGTTTACTTGATGTAGAACGCTTAATTGAGCGCATCGGTCGCCCCGATTATAAGTTGATAGTCATTCATGGGCAATCGGGTGTGGGTAAAAGTTCCTTAATTAACGCGGGATTGGTTCCAGCTTTAAAACAAAAAGCCATCGGTATTCAAGATAACTTACCTGTTGTCATGCGCTTTTATAGCCACTGGGAAGAAGAGTTGGGGCGAGTGATGATTGAGGCGATGGGGGAGAGGAGGGATGGAGGGGATGGGGGAGATGAGGGGGATGAGGGGGATAGGGATGAGGAAGGTGGGGGAGATGAGGGGGATGAGGGGGATGAGGGAGAGGAAAGTTTGAGTTTGGAAGTTCAAGCTTTAGCTTCAGAACGAGAAACTTCTCGTTTGGAACATGAAAGGCCGAGTTCAGAACGAGAAACTTCTCGTTTGGAACATGAACCTTCTAGTTCTGAACATGAACCTTCTAGTTTGGAACATGAACCTTCTAGTTTGGAACATGAAAGACTGAGTTCTGAACACGACACTCCGAGTTCTGAACTCAAAACGCCGAGTTCAAAAGACAATACTCCAAGTTTATATCTTCAAACTTCCCCTTCCTCATCCCCCTCATCTCCCTCATCTCCCCCACTTCCCTCATCCCAATCCCCCTCATCTCCCTCATCTCCCCCACCTCCCTCATCCCAATCCCCCTCATCTCCCTCATCTCCCCCACCTCCCTCATCCTCATCCCCCTCATCTCCCTCATCTCCCTCATCCCCTCCCGACTTACTCGCTCAATTACGGGAAAATGAAGCAAAAAACCTCCGCACTGTGTTAATTTTTGACCAATTTGAGGAATTTTTCTTCACTTATCCTGAACCAGCGCAGAGGCGGCAATTTTTTGAGTTCTTGGGCGAATGTTTTAATGTTCTCTCTGTGAAAGTAATCCTGTCGTTGCGGTTAGATTACTTGCATTACTTGCTGGAATGCAATGATTTGCCCAATATGCAGATTATTAATAATGATATTCTCAGCAAAAATGTGCTTTATAAGTTGGGCAATTTCTCGCCTAGTGATGCGAAATCAATTATTCAGCGCTTAACTGAGAATACTAGCTTTCGCCTAGAGCCTACGTTAATTGAGCAACTAGTGCAAGATTTAGCTAGTGAACTAGGGGAAGTGCGCCCAATTGAATTACAAGTGATAGGCGCACAATTGCAGACTGAGAATATTACAACTTTGGCAGAATATCGGCAACGCGGTACCAAAGAACAACTAGTGAAGCATTATTTAAATGAAGTTGTTCATGATTGCGGTGCTGACAATCAGCAACTAGCAGATTTATTACTATATTTACTCACCGATGAGAAAGGAACTCGACCTCTGAGGACTTTGGTGGAATTAGAACGGGACTTACAAGCCTTTGTGAAGGAAGAGAATGAGACACGGAAGCAAAGGAATAGAAGGCGAAAGCTGAGAAGAAGTCAAAAATATCTCAATGAAACTCCTAATTTACCCAGGGAATCACCTCTGAGCCAAAAATTAGAGTTAGTTTTAGAAATTTTTGTCAAATCAGGCTTAGTAGTTTTGTTAAAAGAAAACCCCGCCGGGCGTTATCAACTGGTACATGACTATTTAGCTGCCTTTATCCGCCAGCAACAAGAACCGAAGCTGAAAGAGTTAATGGCGGAACTCGAAAATGAACGCAAGCAAAGAAAATTGGGTGAAGCCAAGCTGAATCGCTTACTCAAATTTGCTTTGATTGTTTCCGTCGCTGCAGGATTGGTCTTCGGTAGTTTGGCAATTATCTCATGGCGATGGGCATTAGAGGCGGAAGCCCAAAAAAAACAAGCGGAAATCAACGAAATTAACTCCCTGGTTAACTCCTCAGCTACTTTTTCCGCCTCTGGTCAAACCAGAGATGCGATTATTGAAGCCTTGAAAGCTGTGAAAAAACTGCAGAAATTAAATCCACCACCAGCCATTACCCAAATGCACGTTGTGGGAAGATTGCGGGAGGCGGTGTATTTACAACCGCAGAATAAATTTCAAGAACTACAAACCCTCAGCGATCATAATAGTGCGGTCAATAGTGTCGCTTTTAGCCCAGATGGTCAAAAATTAGCTTCGGGAAGTAATGACAATACCATTAAACTCTGGGATGTCTCCACTGGTAAAGTTATACAAACTCTTCCCCATCTACAAGAGGCTACGCCAACAGCAAGCTATATAGATAGCGGTCATCAAGACTCTGTTACTAGCATCGCTTTTAGCAGTGATGGTCAAAAATTAGCTTCTGGGAGTGAGGACAAGACCATCAAACTCTGGGATATGACCACCGGGAAACTACTGCAAACTTTTAATGGTCATAGCGGTTTAATCAAAACCATTGCTTTGAGTAATGATGGTGAAAAATTAGCTTCTGGGAATGATGACAAGACCATCAAACTTTGGGATGTCTCCACTGGAAAACTGCTGCAAACCTTTAGCGGTCATAGCGATGTGGTCAATAGCGTCGCCTTTAGCAGTGATGGTGAAAAATTAGCTTCTGGGAGTAAGGACAAGACTATCAAACTCTGGGATGTCTCCACTGGAAAACTACTGCAAACCTTTAATGGTCATAGCCAGTCAGTCAATAGCGTCGCCTTGAGCAATGATGGTAAACAGTTAGCTTCTGGAAGTAGTGATAATACCATCAAACTCTGGAATTTCAGCAACAGCAAAGTACCGCAAACTTTGAGCGGTCATAGCAATCCGGTGAATAGCGTTGCTTTTAGCAGGGATGGTAAGCAATTGCTTTCTGGGAGTAATGATAAGACCATTAAACTTTGGGATGTCACCACAGCTAAACTGCTGCAAACTCTTAGTGGACATCGGGAGGCGGTCAATAGTGTCGCCTTTAGGGGTGATGGTCAACAGTTAGTTTCTGGAAGTAACGATCACACCATCAAACTTTGGGATGTGACGATTGGTAAGGTGCAGCAAACTCTTCCTTCCGACAGTAACGCCAATAGCGGACATGAGGCTTGGGTCAATAGTTTCGCGTTTAGCAGTGATGGGAAACAGTTGGTTTCTGGAAGTAATGATGACACTATCAAACTCTGGGATGTGACCACTGGTCAACTGCTGCAAACTCTTAATGGACATCGGGGGGCGGTAAATAGCGTCGCCTTAAGTAGCGATCGCCAAAAGTTAGCTTCTGGAAGTGACGACAAGACGATCAAACTCTGGGATATCACCACTGGTCAACTCCTGCAAACCTTTCCTTCTGAAACCAACGCTAACAATGGTCATCGCGATTGGGTCAAAAGCGTCGCCTTTAGCCCTGATGGTAAACAATTAGCTTCTGGTAGTAAAGATAAAACCATCAAAATCTGGGATGTCCACACTGGTAAACTTCTGCACAATTTCCGTGGGTTTTTTGTATTTTTGACTAGTGGTCATCGCGACTCAGTTAATAGCGTTACCTTTAGCCCGGATGGAAAACAGTTGGCTTCTGGGAGTAATGACAACACCATTAAAATTTGGGATGTCACCATTGGGAAACTACTACAAACTCTACCAGGGGAACGCTACGCCAACAGTGGTCATCTTGATTGGGTGAATACTGTGGCTTTTAGTCCAGATGGAAAAAGGTTGGCTTCTGGGAGTAATGACAACACCATTAAAATTTGGGAACTCTCCACAGGTAGAGTTTTGCAAACCCTTAACGGTCATAGTGATTTAGTTAATAGTATTGCCTTTAGCCCAGATGGAAAACAGTTGGTTTCTGGGAGTGATGACAGCACTATCAAACTCTGGGATGTCTCCACTGGGAAAGTGCTCAAAACCATAACTAGCAATTATGGTAATTGGGTGAGAAGCGTCGCCTTTAGTCCAGATGGAAAACGGTTAGCTTCTGCAAGTACTGACAACAAAATCACTCTGTGGAACTTCAACTTAGATGAGTTGGTAAAAGATGGTTGTGGCTTGATCAATAATTACTTAATTGTGCACCCAGAAACCTTAGCCGAACTCAACTCCTGTCAAAATCCTTCTCTGTTATTACAAGCAGCCACAGTTTTAATCATGCAAGGTGAGAAGTTAGCGCCAGTAGGCGATACTGATGGTGCGATCGCTAAATTCCGCCAAGCCCAGAAGTGGAATACTAATTTACAATTTGACCCAGAGGCGAAAGCCCAAGATTTAGCCGGGAGAGGAAAGTAA
- a CDS encoding class I fructose-bisphosphate aldolase yields MTATLLAGSSIESFLGQEAEDLLTYKAKVSQDLLHLPGPDFVDRVWLNSDRNPQVLRNLQQLYSTGRLAYTGYLSILPVDQGIEHSAGASFAPNPIYFDPENIVRLAIAGGCNAVATTLGVLGSVSRKYAHKIPFIVKINHNELLTFPNQFDQVLFADVEQAWNLGAAAVGATIYFGSEQSTRQIQEISQAFKYAHELGLATILWCYLRNNAFKQDKDYHLAADLTGQANHLGVTIEADIIKQKLPENNHGYTAVAKATGESYGKTNERIYTDLVTDHPIDLTRYQVLNCYCGRAGLINSGGASGKNDFAEAVRTAVINKRAGGTGLISGRKAFQRPFEEGVKLFHSIQDVYLSSDVTIA; encoded by the coding sequence ATGACTGCAACGCTTTTAGCAGGTAGTTCTATCGAGTCGTTTTTAGGTCAAGAAGCAGAAGACCTGCTCACCTACAAAGCAAAAGTTTCTCAAGATTTATTACATTTACCGGGGCCAGACTTTGTGGATCGAGTTTGGCTAAATAGCGATCGCAATCCGCAAGTATTGCGTAATCTTCAGCAACTCTATTCTACTGGTCGTTTAGCATATACTGGCTATCTCTCAATTCTGCCAGTAGACCAAGGTATTGAACATTCAGCCGGAGCATCCTTTGCACCTAATCCGATTTATTTTGATCCAGAAAATATTGTGCGGTTAGCAATAGCTGGAGGTTGTAATGCTGTTGCTACAACTTTAGGTGTCTTGGGCAGTGTTTCACGGAAATACGCGCACAAAATCCCCTTCATAGTCAAAATAAATCATAACGAACTTTTGACTTTCCCCAATCAATTCGATCAAGTATTATTTGCTGATGTCGAACAAGCTTGGAATTTGGGTGCAGCAGCTGTTGGCGCGACAATTTATTTTGGTTCTGAACAGTCAACTCGACAAATTCAGGAAATTAGCCAAGCTTTTAAATACGCCCATGAATTGGGGTTAGCAACTATTCTCTGGTGCTATCTGCGGAATAACGCTTTTAAGCAAGATAAAGACTATCATCTTGCGGCTGACCTCACCGGACAAGCAAATCATTTGGGTGTCACGATTGAAGCAGACATTATTAAGCAGAAGTTACCAGAAAATAATCATGGTTACACTGCTGTAGCCAAAGCAACAGGCGAGTCTTACGGTAAAACTAACGAGCGGATTTACACAGACTTAGTAACCGACCATCCCATTGACTTGACTCGCTACCAAGTACTGAATTGCTACTGCGGACGTGCAGGATTAATTAACTCTGGTGGTGCGTCTGGTAAAAATGACTTTGCAGAAGCAGTTCGCACTGCTGTGATTAACAAACGTGCCGGTGGTACTGGCTTAATTTCTGGACGGAAAGCGTTTCAACGTCCCTTTGAAGAAGGAGTGAAATTATTTCACTCCATTCAAGATGTTTACCTATCATCAGATGTGACCATAGCTTAA
- a CDS encoding zinc-binding dehydrogenase: MNIKTYRKLIAKQLNQDFKSAVKIVEIPISIPTENQILIQNKFAGVNGGFDTLLCRGEVPYVHLTPPFDLGVEAVGTVVAVGENVQDFQIGDAAISTARGGGYREYQVIDTNLAVKVREATPEVLTLIPTGVSALVALEQVGEMKSNEVVLVNAAAGGTGHIAVQLAKLAGNHVIGTCSSEAKAKLLQELGCDRIINYRTENLDQVLKQEYPNGINLIFDCVGKQVFDTCVDNLAVRGRLVVVGFISEYAKNIEQITQPRIYHQLFWKAASVRGFLMPHYREYMPEARDRLLNLFYTNKIRVNVDPTQFQGIESIPDAVEYLLSGQNCGKVVVKF, from the coding sequence ATGAATATAAAAACCTACAGAAAATTAATTGCAAAACAACTGAATCAAGACTTTAAATCGGCTGTTAAGATTGTTGAAATACCGATTTCTATTCCTACTGAAAATCAAATATTAATTCAGAATAAATTTGCTGGTGTTAACGGTGGTTTTGACACTTTACTATGTCGGGGAGAGGTTCCCTATGTTCACTTAACTCCGCCCTTTGATTTGGGTGTGGAAGCAGTAGGAACAGTTGTGGCTGTAGGTGAAAATGTGCAAGATTTTCAAATTGGTGATGCGGCGATAAGTACAGCGCGGGGTGGTGGTTATCGAGAATATCAGGTTATTGATACGAACTTAGCGGTGAAAGTGCGAGAAGCCACTCCAGAGGTTTTAACGCTCATACCTACAGGTGTATCAGCTTTGGTGGCGTTGGAACAAGTGGGAGAGATGAAAAGTAATGAGGTGGTTTTGGTAAATGCGGCGGCTGGTGGTACAGGCCATATTGCGGTGCAATTAGCAAAACTAGCAGGTAATCATGTCATTGGTACTTGTAGTTCTGAGGCGAAAGCAAAGTTACTCCAAGAATTAGGATGCGATCGCATTATCAACTATCGTACAGAAAACCTCGACCAAGTCCTCAAGCAAGAATATCCCAATGGCATTAATTTAATTTTTGACTGTGTGGGTAAACAAGTGTTTGATACTTGCGTTGACAACTTAGCTGTGCGGGGACGCTTAGTGGTAGTAGGTTTTATCTCGGAATACGCCAAGAATATAGAACAAATTACCCAACCCCGCATTTATCATCAGCTATTTTGGAAAGCTGCTTCTGTGCGCGGCTTTTTAATGCCACATTACCGTGAGTATATGCCAGAGGCGCGCGATCGCCTTTTAAATCTCTTCTACACTAATAAAATCAGAGTTAACGTTGACCCTACCCAATTCCAAGGTATAGAGTCTATTCCTGATGCTGTGGAATATCTGCTCAGTGGTCAGAATTGTGGCAAAGTAGTTGTCAAGTTTTAA
- a CDS encoding Rieske 2Fe-2S domain-containing protein has product MTITPNQQETEHGIVSLPISETSQEFNWRNCWYPVTFIQDLPINRPYSFSLYDESLVLFKNQDGKLGCLTDICPHRAARLSDGQIIDGKIECLYHGWQFGTDGQCLHIPQLPNDAKIPNNACVKSFPVVERQGIVWMWAGEAETANEEIIPLVPELNNPDVVCKDYIRDLPYDQTYFIENVIDPAHVYISHDGLLGKRADAQPLDIEVVESSLAGIRGRWRVTRKPNLPWMVLDFIAPNLIIYKFSNVSNEAQKRLGGTVLYSLPLSRNKCRILLRNYSNSFPWQVKLMPDWLDHITVRNKILEGDLQLVVQQKRQIERLQKNLKDVYLPLKTSDTLVIEYRKWLDKFAKDLPFYQGYASAKNLSESEITQNSLLLDRYSQHTLICHDCNRAYQTTSLVKQILVGIAIALAALAILTDDSWISPVAVAAALSALALAFAADKLKTKFERFYTRHE; this is encoded by the coding sequence ATGACAATCACTCCTAATCAACAAGAGACGGAACATGGAATTGTTAGCTTACCAATATCGGAAACTAGCCAAGAATTTAACTGGAGAAACTGTTGGTATCCCGTAACTTTCATACAAGATTTACCAATAAACCGTCCTTATAGCTTTTCACTTTATGATGAATCGTTGGTATTATTCAAAAACCAAGATGGGAAATTGGGTTGTTTAACAGATATTTGTCCTCACCGAGCGGCTAGACTTTCTGATGGGCAAATTATTGATGGCAAAATTGAGTGCCTATACCACGGTTGGCAATTTGGTACTGATGGTCAATGTCTGCATATTCCTCAATTACCAAATGATGCCAAAATTCCTAATAATGCCTGTGTTAAATCTTTTCCTGTTGTAGAACGCCAAGGTATTGTTTGGATGTGGGCTGGTGAAGCAGAAACTGCCAATGAGGAAATAATTCCTCTAGTTCCAGAGTTAAATAATCCGGATGTAGTCTGTAAAGATTATATACGTGATTTACCTTATGACCAGACATATTTTATTGAAAATGTGATTGATCCAGCACATGTTTACATCAGCCATGATGGTCTTCTTGGCAAAAGAGCAGATGCTCAACCATTAGACATAGAAGTTGTTGAAAGTTCCTTAGCGGGAATTCGTGGCAGATGGAGGGTAACAAGAAAGCCTAATTTACCTTGGATGGTATTAGATTTTATAGCTCCCAATTTAATTATTTATAAGTTTAGCAATGTTAGCAATGAAGCTCAGAAAAGATTGGGAGGAACAGTTTTGTATTCTCTACCTCTAAGCAGAAATAAATGCCGTATTCTACTGAGAAATTATAGTAATAGCTTTCCTTGGCAAGTAAAGCTGATGCCTGATTGGCTAGATCACATTACAGTACGAAATAAAATTTTGGAAGGAGATTTACAGCTTGTTGTTCAACAAAAAAGACAAATTGAGCGCTTGCAAAAGAATCTCAAAGATGTATATTTACCACTTAAAACATCAGACACATTAGTAATTGAATACCGAAAGTGGTTAGACAAATTTGCTAAAGATTTACCTTTCTATCAAGGTTATGCCTCTGCAAAGAATTTATCTGAAAGTGAGATTACGCAAAATTCACTACTACTAGATAGGTATTCACAACACACACTAATTTGTCATGATTGTAATCGAGCTTATCAAACTACAAGCTTAGTGAAACAAATTTTAGTGGGAATTGCGATCGCTCTTGCAGCCTTAGCTATACTTACAGATGACTCATGGATTTCTCCTGTAGCTGTTGCAGCTGCTTTATCAGCATTAGCTTTAGCTTTTGCAGCCGATAAACTGAAAACCAAATTTGAGCGTTTTTACACTCGCCATGAGTAA
- the rpsU gene encoding 30S ribosomal protein S21 — protein sequence MTQVVLGENEGIESALRRFKREVSKAGIFQDMRKKRHFETPLEKEKRKAVARHKQSRRQRSRYK from the coding sequence ATGACCCAAGTAGTCTTAGGAGAGAACGAAGGTATTGAATCAGCTTTACGAAGATTTAAGCGGGAAGTTTCCAAAGCCGGAATTTTCCAAGATATGCGTAAAAAGCGTCACTTTGAAACGCCTTTAGAGAAAGAAAAACGCAAAGCAGTTGCAAGACACAAGCAAAGTCGTAGACAACGTTCTCGCTACAAATAA